The Candidatus Phaeomarinobacter ectocarpi genome includes a region encoding these proteins:
- a CDS encoding serine hydrolase domain-containing protein gives MNAPLINDPTSAAKQAGMCPDRLARITPFFQSYVDRKKLAGLSTLVWRKGELAHFDVQGQMDVERGKTLTHDTIFRIYSMSKPITSVAVMMLFEEGRFQLEHEIGRYIPELGDLKVYAGGPARGMAVKSASRQVTIRDLLTHMSGFTYGFMEVHPVDEAYRHFKIGGVDLTTSNLEEFCKLLGRMPLLHNPGEAWSYSVSTDVLGRLVEVVSGMSLFDFFNTRIFQPLGMTDTAFQVSADQMPRFAANYQRDPKTKSFALADDPETGRYARAPVFTSGGGGLVSTQSDYLKFCQMLLRGGTAPDGTRLLSRPTITLMTKNHLPGGQDLEGLAQGAFSETTNAGIGFGLGFAVTVDEAKSQITGPDGTYYWGGAASTIFWIDPSEDLIAILMTQLMPSGAYPLRRQFQQLVYAAIND, from the coding sequence CTCATCAACGACCCGACCAGCGCCGCCAAACAGGCGGGCATGTGCCCGGACCGACTGGCGCGCATCACGCCGTTTTTTCAGAGCTATGTGGACCGCAAGAAGCTTGCCGGTCTTTCAACGCTGGTGTGGCGCAAAGGCGAGCTGGCGCATTTTGACGTGCAGGGGCAGATGGATGTGGAGCGCGGCAAGACGCTGACCCATGACACCATCTTCCGCATCTATTCCATGTCGAAGCCGATCACCTCGGTTGCCGTCATGATGCTGTTTGAGGAAGGCCGTTTTCAGCTGGAGCACGAAATCGGCCGCTACATTCCTGAACTTGGCGACCTGAAGGTCTATGCGGGCGGACCTGCGCGCGGCATGGCTGTGAAATCTGCCAGCCGTCAGGTGACGATCCGCGATCTGCTGACGCATATGTCCGGCTTTACTTACGGGTTCATGGAAGTGCATCCGGTGGACGAAGCCTATCGCCACTTCAAAATCGGCGGCGTGGACCTCACAACATCCAACCTTGAAGAATTCTGCAAGTTGCTGGGCCGCATGCCGCTGCTGCACAATCCAGGTGAAGCGTGGAGCTACTCGGTGTCCACGGATGTGCTGGGTCGGCTGGTGGAAGTTGTCTCGGGCATGTCGCTGTTTGATTTCTTCAACACGCGCATCTTCCAGCCGCTGGGCATGACGGACACGGCGTTTCAGGTGAGTGCCGACCAGATGCCGCGCTTTGCTGCCAACTATCAGCGCGACCCCAAGACCAAGTCCTTTGCACTGGCCGATGATCCGGAGACCGGTCGCTATGCGCGTGCGCCGGTGTTTACGTCTGGCGGCGGCGGGCTTGTGTCGACACAGTCCGACTATCTCAAATTCTGTCAGATGCTGCTGCGCGGCGGGACGGCACCGGACGGCACACGGCTGCTGTCGCGCCCGACCATCACGCTGATGACCAAGAACCATCTGCCAGGTGGACAGGACCTTGAAGGTCTTGCGCAAGGTGCGTTTTCTGAAACCACAAATGCCGGCATCGGCTTTGGCCTTGGCTTTGCGGTGACGGTGGATGAAGCCAAGTCGCAGATCACCGGGCCCGACGGCACCTATTACTGGGGCGGTGCGGCCAGCACGATTTTCTGGATCGATCCGTCGGAAGACCTGATTGCAATCCTGATGACGCAGTTGATGCCATCAGGAGCCTACCCGCTGCGGCGCCAGTTCCAGCAGCTGGTCTATGCGGCCATCAACGACTAG
- a CDS encoding NAD(P)H-dependent flavin oxidoreductase: MIKTRFTEMFGVEHPIVQGGMQWVGKAPLVAAVANAGGLGFITALTQPTPDDLAKEIERCKSMTDKPFGVNLTILPAIKPPPYAEYRQAIIDSGVKIVETAGYKPQEHVDHFKEHGIKVIHKCTAVRHALSAERMGVDAISIDGFECAGHPGEDDIPGLILIPAAADKVKIPMIASGGFGDGRGLVAALALGAEGINMGTRFCATKEADIHDNVKQKMVDTDERGTDLIFRTLHNTARVAKNAISQEVLEKERAGAKFEEIQHLVAGARGKLVYSEGDPDHGIWSAGMIQGLIHDIPTVDELVSRIVAEAEGIIQNRLNGFVSGAAAQAAE, translated from the coding sequence ATGATCAAGACACGTTTCACCGAGATGTTCGGCGTCGAACATCCCATCGTTCAGGGCGGCATGCAGTGGGTCGGCAAAGCGCCGCTCGTGGCAGCCGTTGCCAATGCCGGCGGCCTTGGCTTCATCACGGCCCTCACCCAGCCAACGCCGGACGATCTGGCCAAGGAAATCGAGCGCTGCAAGTCGATGACCGACAAGCCGTTTGGTGTGAACCTCACCATCCTCCCAGCCATCAAGCCTCCGCCCTACGCTGAATATCGTCAGGCCATCATCGACAGTGGCGTGAAGATTGTTGAGACCGCCGGCTACAAGCCGCAGGAGCATGTGGACCACTTCAAGGAACACGGCATCAAGGTCATCCACAAATGCACCGCCGTTCGCCACGCCCTGTCCGCAGAGCGTATGGGCGTTGATGCCATTTCCATTGATGGCTTTGAGTGCGCCGGTCACCCCGGCGAAGACGACATCCCCGGCCTGATCCTGATCCCGGCAGCCGCCGACAAGGTCAAGATCCCGATGATCGCCTCAGGCGGTTTCGGTGATGGTCGCGGCCTCGTGGCAGCGCTTGCCCTGGGTGCTGAAGGCATCAACATGGGCACGCGCTTCTGCGCCACCAAAGAAGCCGACATCCACGACAACGTGAAACAGAAGATGGTCGACACCGACGAGCGCGGCACAGACCTGATCTTCCGTACCCTGCATAACACCGCCCGCGTTGCCAAAAATGCCATCTCTCAGGAAGTGCTTGAGAAGGAACGCGCAGGCGCCAAGTTTGAGGAGATCCAGCATCTCGTCGCCGGTGCCCGTGGCAAGCTGGTGTACTCGGAAGGCGATCCTGATCACGGCATCTGGTCCGCCGGCATGATCCAGGGCCTCATTCACGACATTCCAACCGTGGATGAGCTGGTGAGCCGCATCGTGGCTGAAGCAGAAGGCATCATTCAAAACCGCCTCAACGGTTTTGTCTCCGGTGCTGCAGCCCAGGCCGCTGAATAA
- a CDS encoding DMT family transporter, translated as MPLWIAFTLVAAFSQNVRSALQKSLASDLTATGASYVRFLYGLPFAVLYLIVLLQVTGETTPQINTTFVVSVLIGGAAQVVAAVLLVRMFALRVFTVGTTYSKTETVQTALIGFVVLGEVVGPYAFAGILISFIGVIALSVARTAVTPRAILTSLGSPVALMGLGCGAGFAIASVCYRAASLALEDNGFAVSAATTLTAVLIWQTLIMSVWLGLRDRDSLKQSYVRWRPALAVGIASVIGSIGWFTAFALENAAYVKALGQIELVFALATSTLIFKEKTNRAELAGIALVVAGLVLIIL; from the coding sequence ATGCCGCTTTGGATAGCTTTCACACTCGTTGCGGCGTTTTCACAGAACGTGCGCTCTGCCTTACAGAAGAGTCTGGCGTCCGACCTGACGGCGACGGGGGCCTCTTATGTGCGCTTCCTCTACGGCCTGCCCTTTGCGGTGCTGTATCTCATTGTTCTGTTACAGGTTACCGGCGAGACAACGCCTCAAATCAACACGACGTTCGTTGTGTCTGTTCTCATTGGCGGCGCAGCGCAGGTGGTTGCAGCCGTGCTCCTTGTACGGATGTTTGCCCTGCGCGTGTTTACGGTCGGCACGACCTACTCAAAAACCGAAACAGTGCAGACTGCATTGATCGGGTTTGTTGTGCTTGGGGAAGTGGTCGGGCCTTATGCCTTTGCAGGCATTCTCATCAGCTTCATTGGTGTCATCGCGCTTTCGGTTGCGCGCACGGCTGTGACGCCGCGGGCCATTCTCACGTCGCTTGGATCACCAGTTGCCCTCATGGGTCTTGGGTGTGGTGCCGGGTTTGCCATTGCGTCTGTGTGCTACCGCGCTGCCTCGCTGGCGCTTGAAGACAATGGCTTTGCGGTTTCTGCGGCGACCACGCTGACCGCCGTCCTGATCTGGCAGACGCTGATCATGAGTGTATGGCTGGGGCTGCGCGACCGGGACTCCCTGAAACAGAGCTACGTGCGGTGGCGGCCCGCACTTGCTGTCGGCATTGCCAGCGTCATTGGCTCCATTGGCTGGTTCACGGCTTTCGCGCTGGAAAATGCCGCCTATGTGAAGGCGCTGGGGCAGATTGAGCTGGTGTTTGCGCTGGCGACATCCACCCTGATTTTCAAAGAGAAAACCAACCGGGCGGAGCTTGCGGGTATTGCGTTGGTTGTGGCCGGGCTGGTGCTGATCATCCTCTAA